A genomic window from Pseudomonas alcaligenes includes:
- a CDS encoding MoxR family ATPase: MEHREALVALRQFLATQILGQEKLIERLLIALLADGHLLVEGAPGLAKTKAIKELAEGIEAEFHRIQFTPDLLPADITGTEIYRPETGSFVFQQGPIFHNLVLADEINRAPAKVQSALLEAMAERQVSIGRSTYDLSPLFLVMATQNPIEQEGTYPLPEAQLDRFLMHVKIGFPDASVERKILAQARGDALHGEAKPEHRVSQQAIFAARQEILGLYMADAVEEYLVQLVMATRTPAKHDAELAEWIAYGASPRGSIALDRCARAHAWLAGRDFVSPEDIQAVLFDVLRHRIILSFEAEAAGIDQDRVIQRILDVVAVA, translated from the coding sequence ATGGAACATCGTGAGGCGCTTGTCGCGCTGCGGCAATTTCTCGCTACCCAGATTCTCGGCCAGGAAAAGCTCATCGAGCGCCTGCTGATCGCCCTGCTGGCCGACGGCCATCTGCTGGTCGAGGGCGCCCCCGGCCTGGCCAAGACCAAGGCGATCAAGGAGCTGGCCGAGGGCATCGAGGCCGAGTTCCACCGCATCCAGTTCACTCCCGACCTGCTCCCGGCCGACATCACCGGCACCGAGATCTACCGCCCGGAAACCGGCAGCTTCGTGTTCCAGCAGGGGCCGATCTTCCACAACCTGGTGCTGGCCGACGAGATCAACCGCGCCCCGGCCAAGGTGCAGTCGGCCCTGCTGGAGGCCATGGCCGAGCGCCAGGTCAGCATCGGCCGCTCGACCTACGACCTGTCGCCGCTGTTCCTGGTGATGGCCACGCAGAACCCCATCGAGCAGGAAGGCACCTACCCGCTGCCCGAGGCCCAGCTCGACCGCTTCCTGATGCACGTGAAGATCGGTTTCCCGGACGCCAGCGTGGAGCGCAAGATCCTCGCCCAGGCTCGCGGCGACGCCCTGCACGGCGAGGCCAAGCCGGAACACCGGGTCAGCCAGCAGGCGATCTTCGCCGCGCGCCAGGAAATCCTCGGCCTGTATATGGCCGACGCCGTGGAGGAATACCTGGTGCAGCTGGTGATGGCCACCCGCACCCCGGCCAAGCACGACGCCGAACTGGCCGAGTGGATCGCCTACGGCGCCAGCCCGCGCGGCTCGATCGCCCTCGACCGCTGCGCGCGCGCCCACGCCTGGCTGGCCGGGCGCGACTTCGTCAGCCCCGAGGACATCCAGGCGGTGCTGTTCGACGTGCTGCGCCACCGCATCATCCTGTCGTTCGAGGCCGAGGCCGCCGGCATCGACCAGGACCGGGTGATCCAGCGCATCCTCGACGTGGTGGCGGTGGCCTGA
- a CDS encoding DUF58 domain-containing protein, producing the protein MHAQPTPPGIRVSLAELIEMRHRVREVQLFSTPAKRSPLIGLHHSKLRGRGVDFDQVRVYQAGDDVRTIDWRVTARTQEPHTKLFHEERERPIFIMVEQSRRLFFGSRLQFKSVLAAQAASLFGWAALAHNDRIGGLVFGDAEHHEIKPRRSKQSLLQLLNRLARANQALHPDAANGRDSFGLALRRAREVLRPGSLAIILCDERALNDATEQQLTLLARHTDLLLLPLSDPLDHELPDAGLLRFIEQGAQLELDTSGEALRVTYGGLAEQRRARWQRLALKLGVPLLALSTAGELVEQLREHLSSQQPGKRP; encoded by the coding sequence ATGCACGCCCAGCCCACACCTCCCGGCATCCGCGTCAGCCTCGCCGAGCTGATCGAGATGCGTCACCGCGTGCGCGAGGTGCAGCTGTTCTCCACCCCGGCCAAGCGCAGCCCGCTGATCGGTCTGCACCATTCCAAGCTGCGCGGGCGCGGCGTCGACTTCGACCAGGTGCGGGTGTACCAGGCCGGCGACGACGTGCGCACCATCGACTGGCGCGTCACCGCGCGCACCCAGGAGCCGCACACCAAGCTGTTCCACGAGGAGCGCGAGCGGCCGATCTTCATCATGGTCGAGCAGAGCCGGCGGCTGTTCTTCGGGTCACGCCTGCAGTTCAAGTCGGTGCTCGCCGCCCAGGCGGCCAGCCTGTTCGGCTGGGCCGCGCTGGCGCACAACGACCGCATCGGCGGCCTGGTGTTCGGCGATGCCGAGCACCACGAGATCAAGCCACGGCGCAGCAAGCAGAGCCTGCTGCAGCTGCTCAACCGCCTGGCCCGCGCCAACCAGGCCCTGCACCCGGACGCGGCGAACGGCCGCGACAGCTTCGGCCTGGCCCTGCGCCGCGCCCGCGAGGTGCTGCGCCCGGGCAGCCTGGCGATCATCCTGTGCGACGAGCGCGCGCTCAACGATGCCACCGAGCAGCAGCTCACCCTGCTGGCGCGGCACACCGACCTGCTGCTGCTGCCGTTGTCCGACCCGCTCGACCACGAGCTGCCCGACGCCGGGCTGCTGCGCTTCATCGAGCAGGGTGCGCAGCTGGAGCTGGACACCAGCGGCGAGGCGCTGCGCGTCACCTACGGCGGCCTGGCCGAACAGCGCCGCGCGCGCTGGCAGCGCCTGGCGCTGAAGCTCGGCGTGCCGCTGCTGGCCCTGTCCACCGCCGGCGAACTGGTGGAACAGCTGCGCGAACACCTCAGCAGCCAGCAACCGGGCAAGCGGCCATGA
- a CDS encoding DUF4381 domain-containing protein, with amino-acid sequence MNPLDQLQPTIAPPPVPWWPPAPGWWALLVLIPLLLWGLWYLRRYLPRRKRALQVQEQPLDPLRQAALAELARLVRPYDGQHAGPWLQQLNALLKRLARADYPNDNSHVLSGRAWLAFLDSRCPAAGLTRWMILVEGTYRSHCSLDDKAINGLNQAVDTWIRKHV; translated from the coding sequence ATGAACCCGCTCGACCAGCTGCAACCGACGATCGCCCCGCCGCCGGTGCCCTGGTGGCCGCCGGCGCCCGGCTGGTGGGCGCTACTGGTGCTCATCCCGCTGCTGCTCTGGGGCCTGTGGTACCTGCGCCGCTATCTGCCCAGGCGCAAGCGCGCGCTGCAGGTACAGGAGCAGCCGCTCGACCCGCTGCGCCAGGCCGCCCTGGCCGAGCTGGCGCGCCTGGTGCGCCCCTACGACGGCCAGCACGCCGGCCCCTGGCTGCAGCAGCTCAACGCCCTGCTCAAGCGCCTGGCCCGTGCCGACTACCCCAACGACAACAGCCACGTGCTCAGCGGCCGTGCCTGGCTGGCGTTCCTCGACAGCCGCTGCCCGGCCGCCGGCCTGACCCGCTGGATGATCCTGGTCGAGGGCACCTACCGCAGCCACTGCAGCCTCGACGACAAGGCCATCAACGGCCTCAACCAGGCCGTCGACACCTGGATTCGCAAGCATGTTTGA
- a CDS encoding VWA domain-containing protein — MEMLWPHWLRPWWLLLLPLLGWLLWQLWHRQRRSGRWQALLPAAFQAVLLSGGRARNNKLPWIALGLAWLLALLALLGPSWQRLEQASQKRADPLVVLLELTPAMLATDAAPNRLEQAKRKLLDLLQARSDAQTAIIVYAGSAHTLVPLSDDLAAARNLLEAVKPSIMPEPGRRADLAVTRALALLDQGAQGRGRLLLIGSELSEEERGGIRQALGNRGERLAILGIGSAQGAPIRGEDGSFLKDAAGAILVPRLDGTGLRRFADELGGLYRKARLDDADLQGLDLLGGPQALREGAEPTRLQAWADQGHWLLLPLLLIAACAGRRGWLFCLPLLLSLVPQPSYALGWDDLWLRPDQQGQRLLQADKPREAAARFQDPQWQGEALYRAGDYAGAAERFARADSAIAHYNRGNALAKGNELEAALDAYDQALERDPGLAPAQQNRAQVEQLLRQQKQQQTQQQNQDDPQQDEAEQNAQGGQPQPGAGQPQPAQPPSAEPPAPQPQTQPEQPQQQAGDGQGKPADNPSGGAEALGGEQRDALEQWLRQIPDDPGELLRRKFLYEQQQRQEQSR; from the coding sequence ATGGAGATGCTCTGGCCGCACTGGCTGCGCCCCTGGTGGCTGCTCCTGCTGCCGCTGCTCGGCTGGCTGCTCTGGCAGCTGTGGCATCGCCAGCGCCGCAGCGGGCGCTGGCAGGCGCTGCTGCCGGCCGCCTTCCAGGCCGTGCTGCTGTCCGGCGGCCGCGCGCGCAACAACAAGCTGCCGTGGATCGCCCTCGGCCTGGCCTGGCTGCTGGCCCTGCTGGCCCTGCTCGGGCCGAGCTGGCAGCGTCTGGAACAGGCCAGCCAGAAGCGCGCCGACCCGCTGGTGGTCCTGCTCGAACTGACCCCGGCGATGCTCGCCACCGACGCCGCACCCAACCGCCTGGAGCAGGCCAAGCGCAAGTTGCTCGACCTGCTGCAAGCGCGCAGCGATGCGCAGACGGCGATCATCGTCTATGCCGGCAGCGCCCATACCCTGGTGCCGCTGTCTGACGACCTGGCCGCCGCGCGCAACCTGCTGGAGGCGGTCAAGCCGTCGATCATGCCGGAGCCGGGGCGGCGCGCCGACCTGGCAGTGACCAGGGCCCTGGCCCTGCTCGACCAGGGCGCCCAGGGCCGCGGCCGGCTGCTGCTGATCGGCAGCGAACTGAGCGAGGAGGAGCGCGGCGGCATCCGCCAGGCCCTCGGCAACCGTGGCGAGCGCCTGGCCATCCTCGGCATCGGCAGCGCCCAGGGCGCACCGATTCGCGGCGAGGACGGCAGCTTCCTCAAGGACGCCGCCGGTGCCATCCTGGTGCCGCGCCTGGATGGCACCGGCTTGCGCCGCTTCGCCGACGAGCTGGGCGGCCTGTACCGCAAGGCGCGCCTGGACGACGCCGACCTGCAGGGCCTCGACCTGCTCGGCGGGCCCCAGGCCCTGCGCGAGGGCGCCGAGCCGACCCGCCTGCAGGCCTGGGCCGACCAGGGCCACTGGCTGCTGCTGCCGCTGCTGCTGATCGCCGCCTGCGCCGGGCGCCGTGGCTGGCTGTTCTGCCTGCCGCTACTGCTGTCGCTGGTCCCGCAGCCGAGCTACGCCCTCGGCTGGGACGACCTGTGGCTGCGCCCGGACCAGCAGGGCCAGCGCCTGCTGCAGGCGGACAAGCCCAGGGAGGCCGCCGCACGCTTTCAGGACCCGCAATGGCAGGGCGAGGCGCTGTACCGCGCCGGCGACTATGCCGGCGCCGCCGAGCGCTTCGCCCGTGCCGACAGCGCCATCGCCCACTACAACCGTGGCAACGCCCTGGCCAAGGGCAACGAACTGGAGGCCGCGCTGGACGCCTACGACCAGGCCCTGGAACGCGACCCGGGGCTCGCGCCCGCGCAACAGAACAGGGCACAAGTCGAGCAGCTGCTGCGCCAGCAGAAGCAGCAACAGACGCAGCAGCAGAACCAGGACGACCCGCAACAGGACGAGGCCGAGCAGAATGCGCAGGGCGGCCAGCCGCAGCCCGGCGCCGGCCAACCACAGCCCGCGCAGCCACCTTCGGCCGAGCCACCGGCCCCGCAGCCGCAGACGCAGCCGGAGCAGCCCCAGCAGCAGGCCGGCGACGGCCAGGGCAAGCCCGCCGACAACCCGAGCGGCGGCGCCGAGGCGCTCGGCGGCGAGCAGCGCGACGCGCTGGAACAATGGCTGCGGCAGATCCCCGACGACCCGGGCGAACTGCTGCGGCGCAAATTCCTCTACGAACAACAGCAGCGCCAGGAACAGTCCCGATGA
- a CDS encoding BatD family protein, translating to MKRLLCALLLCLASLPALAANLSATVDRARLNEGETFDLFLESDDVTVFGMPDLEPLKQQFEVVSTRQENRLATFDGKTRASTRWIVTLLPRQSGYVVVPPLRLGDAESQPITLQVVKGGAGTAADGKLAPIFIDASLDRESVYVQAQVVLTLRIYHSVSLYDDSSLTPLSIPNARVEQLGDPRTFETDVNGVRHGVIELRYAIFPQESGELLIPAQVFSATPALRDRDYNPFGPRPGRLTRVRSPEIPLQVRARPAAWPADAPWLPARALSLSEAWNPEPDQPSVGDSLTRNIMLRAEGLSSAQLPPLPQQDSPGLRRYPDQPQLRNESSDRGLIGSREESEALVPSQSGRLTLPEVRVLWWNTDADRLETASLPARTLEVASNPELEVDAPAVTASTAGAADAPLLWPWQLACALLSLTTLLGFGLWWRARRQPAILPTAQSGPSPRTLLDDLKRACLANDPHATRQALDAWARQQPETLADMAARFVPLSEALDGLNGALYSETGNQWQGESLWKAIRNLPPLEAAANPQETSPLPPLYPR from the coding sequence ATGAAACGCCTGCTTTGCGCCCTCCTCCTCTGCCTCGCCAGCCTGCCGGCGCTGGCCGCCAACCTGTCCGCCACGGTGGACCGGGCACGCCTGAACGAGGGCGAGACCTTCGACCTGTTCCTCGAGTCGGACGACGTCACGGTCTTCGGCATGCCCGACCTGGAGCCGCTCAAGCAGCAGTTCGAGGTGGTCAGCACGCGCCAGGAGAACCGCCTGGCCACCTTCGACGGCAAGACCCGCGCCAGCACCCGCTGGATCGTCACCCTGCTGCCGCGGCAGAGCGGCTACGTGGTGGTGCCGCCGCTGCGGCTGGGCGACGCCGAGAGCCAGCCGATCACCCTGCAGGTGGTCAAGGGCGGCGCCGGCACGGCGGCCGATGGCAAGCTGGCGCCCATCTTCATCGACGCCAGCCTGGACCGCGAGAGCGTCTACGTGCAGGCCCAGGTGGTGCTGACCCTGCGCATCTACCACTCGGTGTCGCTGTACGACGACAGCAGCCTGACGCCGCTGAGCATCCCCAACGCCCGCGTCGAGCAGCTGGGCGACCCGCGCACCTTCGAGACCGACGTCAACGGCGTGCGCCACGGGGTGATCGAGCTGCGCTACGCCATCTTCCCGCAGGAGAGCGGCGAGCTGCTGATCCCCGCCCAGGTGTTCAGCGCCACCCCGGCGCTGCGCGACCGCGACTACAACCCCTTCGGCCCGCGCCCGGGACGCCTGACCCGCGTGCGTTCGCCGGAAATCCCCCTGCAGGTCCGGGCCCGGCCGGCCGCCTGGCCGGCCGACGCACCCTGGCTGCCGGCGCGGGCGCTGAGCCTGAGCGAGGCCTGGAACCCGGAGCCGGACCAGCCCAGCGTCGGCGACTCGCTGACGCGCAACATCATGCTGCGCGCCGAGGGTCTGTCCAGCGCCCAGCTGCCGCCCCTGCCACAGCAGGACAGCCCCGGCCTGCGCCGCTACCCGGACCAGCCGCAGCTGCGCAACGAGAGCAGCGACCGCGGCCTGATCGGCAGCCGCGAGGAGAGCGAGGCACTGGTGCCGAGCCAGAGCGGGCGCCTGACCCTGCCGGAAGTGCGGGTACTGTGGTGGAACACCGACGCGGATCGCCTGGAAACCGCCAGCCTGCCGGCACGCACCCTGGAAGTGGCGAGCAACCCCGAGCTGGAAGTCGACGCCCCAGCGGTCACCGCGAGCACGGCCGGCGCCGCCGACGCCCCCCTGCTGTGGCCCTGGCAGCTGGCCTGCGCCCTGCTCAGCCTGACCACCCTGCTGGGCTTCGGCTTGTGGTGGCGGGCCCGGCGCCAGCCGGCCATCCTGCCGACGGCGCAGAGCGGCCCCAGCCCGCGCACCCTGCTCGACGACCTCAAGCGCGCCTGCCTGGCCAACGACCCGCACGCCACCCGCCAGGCCCTGGATGCCTGGGCCCGCCAGCAGCCGGAAACCCTGGCCGACATGGCCGCGCGCTTCGTGCCGCTGTCCGAGGCCCTCGACGGCCTGAATGGCGCGCTGTACAGCGAAACCGGCAATCAGTGGCAAGGCGAGAGCCTGTGGAAGGCGATCCGCAACCTGCCGCCGCTGGAGGCCGCGGCCAACCCGCAGGAAACCAGCCCGCTGCCACCGCTCTACCCACGCTGA
- a CDS encoding diacylglycerol kinase has translation MNDLEAAELDARSLKGQKGLTRVVRALGYSIAGLLAAFRGEAAFRQLLLLNTLLIPVAIALDISSVERAMLVCVLLLALIVELINSAIEATVDRVSLEVHPLSKRAKDMGSAAQLIALITIGAVWCTILA, from the coding sequence ATGAATGATCTGGAAGCTGCCGAACTAGATGCACGCTCGCTCAAGGGACAGAAAGGGTTGACCCGTGTCGTGCGGGCTCTGGGTTATTCGATTGCAGGCCTGCTTGCGGCCTTTCGAGGCGAGGCGGCGTTTCGCCAGCTATTGCTGCTCAATACGCTGCTCATCCCTGTGGCAATAGCTCTGGATATCAGCAGTGTCGAGCGAGCGATGCTGGTTTGTGTGCTCCTGCTTGCACTGATTGTGGAGCTGATCAATTCCGCAATAGAGGCGACAGTAGATCGGGTATCCCTGGAGGTACACCCACTTTCTAAACGGGCCAAGGACATGGGAAGCGCTGCCCAGCTCATTGCCCTGATAACTATCGGAGCTGTTTGGTGCACTATCCTGGCATGA
- a CDS encoding lipopolysaccharide kinase InaA family protein translates to MLLLQSRDPRRPQLYCKRQAGHTYRTLLHPLGQPTVLREIKAYRAFAHLGIRVPKLVYGAARKHAGQWQALLVTEALPGFISLEQWYDADKPDQSLRGLVMNQVASMLASLHRAGWQHGCCYPKHIFVKIVPRNTEPPFVETAILDLEKSRRRLRGKDAARHDLSQLWRHRGPIPEPDCIHLLQEHGRLLAKSCHEAGSAK, encoded by the coding sequence GTGCTGCTGTTGCAATCTCGTGATCCCAGGCGTCCGCAGCTCTATTGCAAACGCCAGGCTGGACATACCTATCGAACACTATTGCACCCCTTAGGGCAGCCCACTGTATTACGCGAGATAAAGGCATACAGGGCTTTTGCGCATCTGGGTATTCGTGTGCCGAAACTGGTGTACGGGGCTGCTCGCAAGCATGCAGGGCAATGGCAGGCGCTTTTGGTCACGGAGGCCTTGCCTGGCTTTATTAGCCTAGAGCAATGGTACGACGCTGATAAACCTGACCAGTCATTGCGGGGGTTGGTTATGAACCAAGTTGCCTCGATGCTCGCATCCCTGCACAGAGCAGGCTGGCAGCACGGCTGCTGCTACCCGAAGCATATCTTCGTCAAAATCGTGCCACGCAATACCGAGCCTCCCTTTGTTGAAACAGCAATCCTTGACCTAGAGAAGAGTCGGCGACGTCTCCGAGGCAAGGATGCTGCGCGCCATGACCTGAGCCAGTTATGGCGCCACCGCGGGCCAATCCCGGAGCCTGATTGCATTCACTTGCTACAGGAGCACGGCCGGCTTCTGGCTAAGTCTTGCCATGAAGCGGGTTCTGCCAAATGA
- a CDS encoding class I SAM-dependent methyltransferase, whose product MSKNTPIELEFSRKYDHQHSVEYLNKHQDGLARRISHWRDLQVARQALRLAGEPNLLLDLPCGAGRFWPMLAQNKNRVILAADNSADMLATARAGQPSEIVARIKTFQTSAFDIDLGANAVDCIFCIRLLHHIEAAEHRLAILREFHRVTRDSVIISLWVDGNYKSWRRQRLERRRAAKGLEGKNQNRFVVRREEIEAEFKEAGFRVIGHRDFLPGYAMWRTYVLRKLED is encoded by the coding sequence ATGTCGAAAAACACCCCCATCGAGCTCGAATTTTCCCGCAAATACGATCACCAGCACTCCGTTGAATATCTGAACAAGCATCAGGATGGGCTGGCTCGACGCATATCACATTGGCGTGACCTGCAGGTAGCTCGGCAGGCATTGAGACTCGCGGGTGAGCCCAATCTGTTGTTAGACCTGCCCTGTGGCGCAGGGCGCTTCTGGCCAATGCTGGCGCAGAATAAGAATCGAGTCATTCTGGCCGCAGATAACTCGGCAGATATGTTGGCCACAGCCCGAGCCGGGCAGCCCTCCGAAATAGTGGCGCGCATCAAGACGTTCCAAACCTCTGCATTCGACATTGATCTTGGAGCTAACGCAGTCGATTGCATCTTCTGCATTCGGCTTCTCCATCACATCGAAGCAGCAGAACACCGTTTGGCCATCCTGCGAGAGTTTCACCGGGTCACGCGCGACAGTGTGATCATCTCCCTTTGGGTAGACGGAAATTACAAGTCCTGGCGGCGTCAGCGCCTTGAACGTCGCCGGGCCGCGAAGGGGCTGGAAGGAAAGAACCAAAATCGTTTTGTGGTCAGGCGCGAGGAGATCGAAGCAGAGTTCAAAGAGGCAGGGTTCAGAGTCATTGGCCATCGTGACTTCCTCCCGGGCTATGCCATGTGGCGTACCTACGTTCTGCGCAAGCTGGAGGATTAG
- a CDS encoding sensor histidine kinase → MRTRQPLLRRIVAAFVLMTTLVSGVFALGIVAIVHLIEEHLVSEEMHRELQEVLQNDLGNGHSPRLDSSTRFYASSIAGYALPNEYANLSTGFSEIVDGDQAFYAYTQIINGERYLLVQEQHEFEAREKALFSVVLAGFLLSVVGAWGLGLLMAKRVMTPVSRLAQQVRHREQLHPLAPPLAPEYADDEVGQLAAAFDSTLGQLRQSLERERLFTSDVSHELRTPLMVIASSCELLEQAPLEPRQREQLARINRASEDMRDLVQTFLQLARSNDTVFAASCSLQQIADEQVRHWEPLMHEKGLIFEFQSEGLDSGAYNPTLLRTVLANLLRNAWHYTETGYVRLVVESGAFRVEDSGAGIPEDQHEQIFRPFVRGEQSRGEGLGLGLSLVKRICSHQGWTISVKELPPSGSCFRVVLQNRA, encoded by the coding sequence ATGCGCACTAGGCAGCCACTGCTGCGCCGTATAGTTGCGGCCTTCGTACTGATGACGACATTGGTTAGCGGCGTATTCGCTCTGGGTATAGTCGCCATTGTGCATTTGATAGAAGAGCATCTGGTCTCTGAAGAGATGCACCGCGAGCTTCAGGAGGTCCTGCAGAACGATCTGGGTAATGGTCATTCGCCTCGTCTGGACTCCAGCACACGCTTCTATGCATCCAGCATCGCTGGGTACGCGCTTCCAAATGAATACGCCAACTTATCAACTGGTTTCTCTGAGATCGTCGATGGTGACCAGGCTTTCTATGCCTATACGCAGATCATCAACGGCGAACGCTACTTGCTTGTGCAGGAGCAACATGAGTTCGAGGCCCGCGAGAAAGCCCTGTTCAGTGTGGTGCTGGCCGGCTTTCTACTTTCGGTAGTGGGGGCCTGGGGCCTGGGGTTGTTGATGGCAAAGAGGGTCATGACCCCTGTCAGCAGGCTGGCTCAGCAAGTGCGCCATCGCGAACAATTGCATCCACTGGCCCCACCGCTGGCCCCGGAGTATGCCGACGACGAGGTTGGACAGCTGGCCGCAGCATTCGACAGCACGCTGGGCCAATTGCGCCAATCGCTCGAGCGGGAGAGGCTTTTCACCAGTGACGTAAGCCACGAACTGCGTACGCCCTTGATGGTCATCGCTAGCTCTTGCGAGCTACTTGAACAAGCCCCTCTCGAACCCCGTCAGCGTGAGCAGCTCGCTCGAATCAATCGAGCCAGTGAGGACATGCGGGACCTGGTCCAGACCTTTCTGCAGCTGGCCAGAAGCAATGACACTGTGTTTGCTGCCAGTTGCAGCCTTCAGCAAATTGCGGACGAGCAGGTCAGGCACTGGGAACCGCTAATGCACGAAAAGGGCTTGATCTTTGAGTTTCAAAGTGAGGGGCTGGATTCGGGGGCCTACAATCCGACCCTACTCCGCACCGTGCTGGCCAATCTGCTGCGTAATGCTTGGCATTACACGGAGACTGGGTATGTCCGGCTGGTCGTCGAGTCTGGCGCATTCCGCGTAGAGGACAGTGGGGCGGGCATTCCCGAGGATCAGCATGAGCAAATTTTTCGACCATTCGTCCGCGGTGAGCAGTCGCGAGGTGAGGGATTGGGGCTTGGGCTCTCTTTGGTTAAGCGAATCTGCTCACACCAAGGTTGGACTATCAGTGTTAAGGAGCTGCCCCCCAGTGGGAGTTGCTTTAGGGTGGTGTTGCAGAATCGAGCTTGA
- a CDS encoding response regulator transcription factor, translating to MRVLVIEDNRDILANVLDYLELKGYTVDCAQDGLSGLHLATSQPFDLIVLDIMLPGIDGLQLCRRLREEARSDIPILMLTARDALDDRLHGLRAGADDYLIKPFALSELVARIEAILRRAHGKRKRLLQVADLVYDLDTLSITRAGKPLKLNPLGMKLLEVLMQRSPAVVRRESLEEALWGDNCPDSDSLRSHIHQLRQVIDKPFSVALLHTQHGVGYRLAEDTNAH from the coding sequence ATGCGCGTTCTGGTGATCGAAGACAATCGGGACATTCTTGCCAATGTGCTGGATTACCTTGAGCTCAAGGGGTACACCGTAGATTGCGCTCAAGACGGGTTGAGTGGATTGCATCTGGCCACTAGCCAACCCTTCGACCTTATCGTGCTGGATATCATGCTGCCTGGCATTGATGGGCTCCAGCTTTGCCGGCGCTTGCGAGAAGAGGCGCGAAGTGACATCCCCATCCTCATGCTGACTGCCCGGGATGCTCTGGATGATCGTCTGCATGGTTTGCGTGCCGGGGCCGACGATTATCTGATCAAACCTTTTGCACTTTCCGAGCTAGTGGCTCGTATAGAAGCCATCCTCCGTCGCGCGCATGGCAAACGTAAGCGCCTGCTGCAAGTCGCTGACCTAGTCTATGACCTCGACACCCTGAGCATCACCCGGGCGGGAAAGCCACTGAAGCTCAACCCGCTTGGTATGAAGCTGCTTGAAGTACTGATGCAGAGAAGTCCTGCAGTAGTGCGTAGGGAGTCATTAGAAGAGGCGCTCTGGGGCGATAATTGTCCAGACAGCGATAGCTTGCGCAGCCACATCCACCAGTTGCGTCAGGTGATCGATAAGCCATTTTCCGTAGCTCTGCTACATACCCAGCATGGAGTGGGCTATCGATTGGCGGAGGATACTAATGCGCACTAG